A window of Raineyella sp. W15-4 contains these coding sequences:
- a CDS encoding MscL family protein, whose translation MKGFKEFLMRGNLIELAVAFIMGSLFAAVVKAFTDLILDLIGRALPLNGEAFSSVVIGGITIGPFLSAIVTFVLTAFVVYFAIVKPYEIYNNRHKKDEPAVQSTDEILAEIRDLLAEGRAKN comes from the coding sequence ATGAAGGGTTTCAAGGAATTCCTCATGCGCGGCAACCTGATCGAGCTTGCCGTCGCGTTCATCATGGGCTCTCTCTTCGCGGCTGTCGTGAAGGCCTTCACCGATCTGATCCTCGACCTGATCGGCCGGGCACTGCCGCTGAACGGCGAGGCGTTCTCCAGCGTCGTCATCGGCGGGATCACCATCGGCCCGTTCCTGTCGGCCATCGTGACCTTCGTCCTGACCGCGTTCGTGGTCTACTTCGCGATCGTCAAGCCGTACGAGATCTACAACAACCGTCACAAGAAGGACGAGCCGGCGGTGCAGAGCACCGATGAGATCCTCGCCGAGATCCGCGACCTCCTTGCGGAGGGACGCGCCAAGAACTGA
- the serC gene encoding phosphoserine transaminase has translation MTVQIPADLKPLDGRFGCGPSRIRPEALASLAGPGAAVLGTSHRQAPVKALVHRIRAGLAELYRAPEGYQVALGNGGSTLFWDAAVCSLIERRSAHGTYGEFSSKFATAAARAPFLEEPVLATAPVGSAALPDPADGVDTYAWAQNETSTGAATPVRRIAGDPGALTLIDATSAAGGIDADLTRTDAYYFAPQKNFGSDGGLWVAFLSPAAIDRIGRIAASGRWIPDMLSLQIALDNSCKDQTLNTPAVATLWLLAEQVDWLNAQGGMAFATARTGASAAHLYGWAAAHELATPFVEEAYRSPVVGTIDFDERVDAAALAKTLRANGIIDTEPYRKLGRNQLRIGMFTNVPTADVEALTACIDYVLERLV, from the coding sequence GTGACCGTGCAGATCCCCGCAGACCTCAAGCCGCTCGATGGACGATTCGGGTGCGGGCCCTCCCGCATCCGCCCCGAGGCGCTGGCCTCGCTGGCCGGCCCCGGTGCCGCGGTGCTGGGCACCTCCCACCGGCAGGCGCCGGTGAAGGCGCTGGTCCACCGGATCCGGGCGGGGCTGGCGGAGCTCTACCGCGCCCCGGAGGGCTACCAGGTGGCCCTGGGCAACGGCGGGTCGACGCTGTTCTGGGACGCCGCGGTCTGCTCGCTGATCGAGCGCCGCTCGGCGCACGGAACGTACGGCGAGTTCTCCTCGAAGTTCGCCACGGCCGCCGCCCGGGCGCCGTTCCTCGAGGAGCCGGTGCTCGCCACCGCGCCGGTCGGCAGCGCCGCGCTGCCCGACCCCGCTGACGGGGTCGACACGTACGCCTGGGCACAGAACGAGACCTCGACCGGGGCCGCCACCCCGGTCCGTCGCATCGCCGGCGACCCTGGTGCGCTGACGCTGATCGACGCCACCTCGGCGGCCGGCGGCATCGACGCCGACCTGACCCGGACCGACGCCTACTACTTCGCGCCGCAGAAGAACTTCGGCTCCGACGGCGGCCTGTGGGTGGCGTTCCTCTCCCCCGCCGCGATCGACCGGATCGGCCGGATCGCCGCCTCCGGCCGGTGGATCCCCGACATGCTGTCGCTGCAGATCGCCCTGGACAACTCCTGCAAGGACCAGACGCTGAACACCCCGGCGGTGGCGACGCTGTGGCTGCTGGCCGAGCAGGTCGACTGGCTCAACGCCCAGGGCGGGATGGCCTTCGCCACCGCCCGGACCGGCGCCAGCGCCGCGCACCTCTACGGGTGGGCGGCGGCGCACGAGCTGGCCACCCCGTTCGTCGAGGAGGCCTACCGGTCGCCGGTGGTGGGCACCATCGACTTCGACGAACGGGTCGACGCCGCGGCGCTGGCGAAGACGCTGCGGGCGAACGGCATCATCGACACCGAGCCCTACCGCAAGCTCGGCCGCAACCAGCTGCGGATCGGCATGTTCACCAACGTGCCGACCGCCGATGTCGAGGCGCTGACCGCCTGCATCGACTACGTGCTGGAACGCCTGGTCTGA
- a CDS encoding NCS2 family permease, with translation MESAASTTAPTPTGQGGRGVLDRWFELTARGSTLGREIRGGLVTFFAMAYIIALNPAIIGTVPDINGNLITGQPPSDANIAVAKAAVAAATALIAGVMTILMGVVGRYPLALAAGLGLNALLAYTLAPMMTWPQAMGLVVLEGALITVLVLTGFRTAVFRAVPAFMRAAISVGIGVFITFVGLVDGGVIRPAQGTPVTLGINGSLMGWPIAIFLFGLLLGSVLYARNVRGGLLISIAVATVVAVIVQNVHPLGTMTGGETAGWKSNPPVIGSWSAPDFQLLGNVDIFGAFTQRHLTALGVVLLIFSLLLADFFDTMGTVVAVGAEGRLLDGNGNPPHLTGILVIDSLAAMAGGLGSSSSNTSYVESISGVAEGARTGIASLVTGACFLVAIVASPVVSLIPAEAVSPVLVIVGALMMSNVTEINWGRMEQAIPAFLTIVFMPFAYSITVGIGIGFIMLVVLEIAKGRAREVHPLMWVVSAAFVLYFLQGLLGQIVA, from the coding sequence ATGGAATCTGCTGCATCCACCACCGCACCCACCCCCACCGGACAGGGGGGACGCGGCGTCCTGGACCGTTGGTTCGAACTCACCGCCCGGGGATCGACGCTGGGCCGCGAGATCCGCGGCGGCCTGGTGACCTTCTTCGCGATGGCGTACATCATCGCCCTCAACCCCGCGATCATCGGCACCGTTCCTGACATCAACGGCAATCTGATCACCGGGCAGCCCCCGTCCGACGCGAACATCGCGGTCGCCAAGGCGGCCGTCGCCGCGGCCACCGCACTGATCGCCGGCGTGATGACCATCCTGATGGGCGTGGTGGGCCGTTACCCCCTCGCCCTGGCCGCCGGTCTCGGCCTGAACGCCCTGCTGGCCTACACGCTGGCCCCGATGATGACCTGGCCGCAGGCGATGGGCCTGGTCGTCCTGGAGGGCGCGCTGATCACCGTCCTGGTGCTCACCGGCTTCCGCACCGCGGTCTTCCGGGCGGTGCCGGCGTTCATGCGCGCGGCGATCAGCGTCGGCATCGGCGTCTTCATCACCTTCGTCGGCCTGGTCGACGGCGGCGTGATCCGCCCGGCCCAGGGCACCCCGGTCACCCTGGGCATCAACGGCAGCCTGATGGGCTGGCCGATCGCGATCTTCCTGTTCGGCCTGCTGCTCGGCTCGGTGCTCTACGCCCGCAACGTCCGCGGTGGCCTGCTGATCTCGATCGCGGTGGCGACCGTCGTCGCGGTCATCGTCCAGAACGTCCACCCGTTGGGCACGATGACGGGCGGCGAGACCGCCGGCTGGAAGTCGAACCCGCCGGTGATCGGCTCCTGGAGCGCCCCGGACTTCCAGCTGCTCGGCAACGTCGACATCTTCGGCGCCTTCACCCAGCGCCACCTCACCGCCCTGGGCGTCGTGCTGCTGATCTTCTCCCTGCTGCTCGCCGACTTCTTCGACACCATGGGCACCGTGGTGGCGGTCGGCGCCGAGGGCCGACTGCTCGACGGCAACGGCAACCCGCCGCACCTCACCGGCATCCTGGTGATCGACTCGCTGGCAGCGATGGCCGGTGGCCTCGGATCGTCGTCCTCCAACACCTCCTACGTCGAGTCGATCTCCGGCGTCGCCGAGGGGGCCCGCACCGGCATCGCCTCGCTCGTCACCGGTGCCTGCTTCCTGGTCGCCATCGTCGCCTCCCCGGTCGTCTCGCTGATCCCGGCCGAGGCGGTCTCCCCGGTGCTGGTGATCGTGGGCGCGCTGATGATGTCGAACGTCACCGAGATCAACTGGGGGAGGATGGAGCAGGCCATCCCGGCGTTCCTGACCATCGTCTTCATGCCGTTCGCCTACTCGATCACGGTGGGCATCGGAATCGGCTTCATCATGCTGGTGGTGCTGGAGATCGCCAAGGGCCGGGCCCGCGAGGTGCATCCGCTGATGTGGGTGGTCTCCGCGGCGTTCGTCCTCTACTTCCTGCAGGGGTTGCTCGGCCAGATCGTCGCCTGA
- a CDS encoding cold-shock protein, producing MPTGKVRFYDAEKGFGFLTKDGGGDVYVRSSALPQGVTTLKPGQRVEFGVIEGRKGEQALSLHLVDKPVSVAKAARKRPEEMAVIVEDVIKMLDHLAASYRRGHFPDAKSAERTAHLLRGIADELEL from the coding sequence GTGCCCACTGGCAAGGTGCGGTTCTACGACGCCGAGAAGGGCTTCGGATTCCTGACCAAGGACGGTGGCGGGGACGTCTACGTCCGTTCCTCCGCCCTGCCGCAGGGAGTGACGACCCTCAAGCCCGGTCAGCGGGTGGAGTTCGGCGTCATCGAGGGGCGCAAGGGTGAGCAGGCGCTCAGCCTGCACCTGGTGGACAAGCCGGTGTCGGTCGCCAAGGCGGCTCGCAAGAGGCCCGAGGAGATGGCGGTCATCGTCGAGGACGTGATCAAGATGCTCGACCATCTCGCCGCCAGCTACCGCCGTGGTCACTTCCCCGACGCGAAGTCCGCGGAGCGTACGGCGCACCTGCTTCGCGGCATCGCCGACGAGCTGGAGCTGTGA
- a CDS encoding DUF3027 domain-containing protein: MTDMAAPSAPQTRRAPRPKLDPVTAAAVDLAREAALASSGTHAVGDHLGVIAEGDRVVTHLFECTHPGYRGWRWNVTLVRAARAKTPTVDEVALLPGEGALLAPAWVPWSERVSPDDLTPGLLLPTPAEDERLEPGFTGGDHAADQDPAEASQLRAVVAELGLGRERVLSPYGREQAAERWLAGDGGPDNPMTKQAPGRCVGCGYFVRLQGSLGTIFGVCANESSPSDAAVVAVDHGCGAHSDVPDETHAADRSAPIWDTISMSEGSLFD; the protein is encoded by the coding sequence ATGACCGACATGGCAGCCCCCAGCGCACCCCAGACCCGTAGGGCACCGCGGCCCAAGCTCGACCCGGTGACCGCTGCGGCGGTGGACCTCGCCCGCGAGGCGGCGCTGGCCAGTTCCGGCACCCACGCGGTCGGCGACCACCTCGGGGTGATCGCCGAGGGCGACCGGGTGGTCACCCACCTGTTCGAGTGCACCCACCCCGGCTACCGCGGCTGGCGGTGGAACGTCACCCTGGTGCGTGCCGCCCGGGCCAAGACGCCGACCGTCGACGAGGTGGCGCTGCTGCCCGGCGAGGGAGCCCTGCTGGCGCCCGCCTGGGTCCCGTGGTCGGAGCGGGTCTCCCCGGACGACCTGACCCCCGGACTGTTGCTGCCGACCCCGGCCGAGGACGAACGGTTGGAGCCCGGTTTCACCGGCGGCGACCACGCCGCCGATCAGGACCCGGCGGAGGCCTCGCAGCTCCGGGCGGTGGTGGCCGAGCTCGGCCTCGGCCGGGAACGGGTGCTGTCCCCGTACGGTCGGGAGCAGGCCGCCGAGCGGTGGCTGGCCGGCGACGGCGGCCCGGACAACCCGATGACCAAGCAGGCGCCCGGGCGGTGCGTCGGCTGCGGGTACTTCGTCCGGCTGCAGGGCAGCCTGGGCACCATCTTCGGGGTCTGCGCCAACGAGTCGTCGCCGTCCGACGCCGCCGTGGTGGCCGTCGACCACGGCTGCGGGGCCCACTCCGACGTGCCTGACGAGACACACGCCGCGGACCGCTCCGCCCCGATCTGGGACACCATCAGCATGTCCGAGGGGTCACTGTTCGACTGA
- the pdxH gene encoding pyridoxamine 5'-phosphate oxidase, producing MHDIAADRTEYHGQTLEGVTADTDPLALFRAWLEAAYDAGNPEPTAVQLATVALGPDGSPRPSVRTVLLKELDERGFVFFSHYDSRKGREIAADPHVALQWYWPTLARAVRVEGVAVRVDRAESEAYFAGRPRGSQLGAWASHQSQELASRAELLAAYARVGEDFTGRAVPCPETWGGWRVAPQRVEFWQGEPGRLHDRVEFRRDGDCWRTRRLAP from the coding sequence ATGCACGACATCGCGGCCGACCGGACCGAGTACCACGGCCAGACCCTGGAGGGCGTGACCGCCGACACCGACCCGCTGGCCCTGTTCCGGGCCTGGCTGGAGGCGGCGTACGACGCCGGCAACCCCGAACCCACCGCGGTGCAGCTCGCCACGGTCGCCCTGGGACCCGACGGCAGCCCGCGGCCGAGCGTCCGCACCGTGCTGCTCAAGGAGCTCGACGAGCGGGGCTTCGTCTTCTTCAGCCACTACGACTCGCGCAAGGGCCGCGAGATCGCGGCGGACCCGCACGTCGCCCTGCAGTGGTACTGGCCCACCCTGGCCCGCGCGGTGCGCGTCGAGGGGGTCGCCGTCCGGGTGGACCGGGCCGAGTCGGAGGCGTACTTCGCCGGCCGTCCGCGCGGCTCACAGCTCGGCGCCTGGGCCTCGCACCAGTCACAGGAACTGGCCTCGCGCGCCGAGCTGTTGGCGGCGTACGCCCGGGTGGGGGAGGACTTCACCGGGCGTGCGGTGCCGTGCCCGGAGACCTGGGGTGGCTGGCGGGTGGCGCCGCAGCGGGTGGAGTTCTGGCAGGGGGAGCCGGGGCGGTTGCACGACCGGGTCGAGTTCCGCCGGGACGGAGACTGCTGGCGGACCCGTCGGCTGGCCCCCTGA
- a CDS encoding pyruvate carboxylase has protein sequence MFKKVLVANRGEIAVRAFRAAVELGARTVAVFPYEDRNAVHRIKADEAYLIGEKGHPVRAYLDIDEIIRAAKEAEADAIYPGYGFLSENPDLAEACAKNGITFIGPSKETLEMAGNKKHAIDSARRAGIPTLESSDPSTDPDYLQAEAERIGFPVFVKAVAGGGGRGMRRVDDPAALTDAIGAAMREAESAFGDATVFIEQAVGRPRHIEVQILADREGNTVHLFERDCSIQRRHQKVVELAPAPHISAELRAALTRDAVTFAKSIDYTLAGTVEFLLETEGPRAGQHVFIEMNPRIQVEHTVTEEVTGVDLVQAQMRLASGETLADLGLTQDSIHLIGAAMQCRITTEDPANGFRPDTGVISAYRSAAGAGVRLDGGTAATGAVISPHFDSLLVKLTTRGRDLDQAIARARRALAEFRIRGVATNMPFLQAVLEDPDFRAGNISTAFIDERPRLLNARTSLDRGTKVLTWLADVTVNKPNGRSPITVHPRAKLPTIDLRSPAPAGFRQQLLELGPAGFAAALRASDRLEVTDTTFRDAHQSLLATRMRTYDMLEFAPYLQRMLPGLFSVEAWGGATYDVALRFLGEDPWDRLAKFHEALPGIPVQMLLRGRNTVGYTPYPTEVTDAFVHEAAEVGVDIFRVFDALNDVSQMTPAIRAIRDTPSVAEVAMCYSGNLMDPREDLYTLDYYLHLADRIVAAGAHILAIKDMAGLLRAPAAARLVTALRERFDLPVVLHTHDTAGGQLATLVLAAQAGVDAVDVAAAPMAGTTSQVSMSALVAAMADTERETRLDLRNVMDLEPYWDMVRREYRPFESGLGSPTGRVYDHEIPGGQLSNLRQQAKALGLADKFEQIEDMYAAADKILGRPSKVTPSSKVVGDLALHLVAVGADPQAFAADPASFDIPDSVIGFLSGDLGTPAGGWPEPFRTKALQGRTIKAVEETVAPEDSARLAVPGRDRRETLNRLLFPGPAKALQEFRAQYGDLSAMTTIDYLYGLKPGDEHVVKLGKGIDLLIGLEAIGEADERGYRTVMTTMNGQIRPIRVRDRSVETDVAVAERADTTNPGHVAAPFQGVVSVTVAEGDRVEAGQPVATIEAMKMEAAITTSVAGVVERVALHGPHQVQGGDLVLVVRPL, from the coding sequence ATGTTCAAGAAGGTCCTGGTCGCCAATCGTGGCGAAATCGCTGTTCGTGCGTTCCGTGCCGCGGTCGAGCTGGGGGCGAGGACCGTCGCCGTGTTCCCGTACGAGGATCGCAACGCGGTGCACCGGATCAAGGCCGACGAGGCGTACCTGATCGGCGAGAAGGGCCACCCGGTCCGCGCCTATCTCGACATCGACGAGATCATCCGGGCGGCCAAGGAGGCGGAGGCCGACGCGATCTACCCCGGCTACGGCTTCCTGTCGGAGAACCCGGACCTGGCCGAGGCCTGCGCGAAGAACGGCATCACCTTCATCGGTCCCTCCAAGGAGACCCTGGAGATGGCCGGCAACAAGAAGCACGCTATCGACTCCGCCCGCCGGGCCGGGATCCCGACGCTGGAGTCCTCCGACCCGTCGACCGACCCGGACTACCTGCAGGCCGAGGCCGAGCGGATCGGCTTCCCGGTCTTCGTCAAGGCGGTCGCCGGTGGCGGCGGCCGGGGGATGCGCCGGGTGGACGATCCGGCGGCGCTGACCGATGCCATCGGGGCGGCGATGCGCGAGGCGGAATCCGCCTTCGGCGACGCCACCGTCTTCATCGAGCAGGCGGTCGGCCGGCCGCGCCACATCGAGGTGCAGATCCTCGCCGACCGCGAGGGCAACACCGTCCACCTGTTCGAGCGGGACTGTTCGATCCAGCGCCGCCACCAGAAGGTGGTCGAGCTCGCCCCCGCCCCGCACATCTCCGCGGAGCTCCGGGCGGCGCTGACCCGCGACGCCGTCACCTTCGCGAAGTCCATCGACTACACCCTGGCCGGCACCGTCGAGTTCCTGCTGGAGACCGAGGGCCCGCGCGCCGGCCAGCACGTCTTCATCGAGATGAACCCGCGCATCCAGGTGGAGCACACGGTCACCGAGGAGGTCACCGGCGTCGACCTGGTCCAGGCCCAGATGCGACTGGCGTCGGGGGAGACGCTGGCCGACCTCGGACTGACCCAGGACTCCATCCACCTGATCGGCGCCGCGATGCAGTGCCGGATCACCACCGAGGATCCGGCCAACGGCTTCCGCCCCGACACCGGGGTGATCTCCGCCTACCGGTCCGCGGCCGGCGCCGGCGTACGCCTCGACGGTGGCACTGCCGCCACCGGTGCGGTGATCAGCCCCCACTTCGACTCGCTGCTGGTCAAGCTGACCACCCGCGGCCGGGACCTCGACCAGGCGATCGCCCGGGCCCGGCGGGCGCTGGCGGAGTTCCGGATCCGTGGCGTGGCGACCAACATGCCATTCCTGCAGGCGGTGCTGGAGGATCCCGACTTCCGGGCCGGGAACATCTCGACCGCCTTCATCGACGAGCGGCCGCGGCTGCTCAACGCCCGGACCTCGCTGGACCGCGGCACCAAGGTGCTCACCTGGCTCGCCGACGTGACGGTGAACAAGCCGAACGGGCGGTCGCCGATCACCGTCCACCCGCGGGCGAAGCTGCCGACGATCGACCTGCGGTCCCCGGCGCCGGCCGGTTTCCGCCAGCAGCTGCTGGAGCTGGGGCCGGCGGGGTTCGCCGCTGCACTGCGGGCCTCCGACCGGCTGGAGGTCACCGACACCACCTTCCGCGACGCGCACCAGTCGCTGCTGGCCACCCGGATGCGGACGTACGACATGCTGGAGTTCGCCCCCTACCTGCAGCGGATGCTGCCGGGACTGTTCTCGGTCGAGGCGTGGGGCGGGGCGACGTACGACGTGGCGCTGCGGTTCCTCGGCGAGGACCCGTGGGACCGGCTGGCGAAGTTCCACGAGGCGCTGCCGGGCATCCCGGTGCAGATGCTGCTGCGCGGCCGCAACACCGTGGGCTACACGCCCTATCCCACCGAGGTGACCGACGCCTTCGTGCACGAGGCCGCCGAGGTCGGGGTGGACATCTTCCGGGTCTTCGACGCCCTCAACGACGTCTCCCAGATGACCCCGGCGATCCGGGCGATCCGGGACACCCCGTCGGTCGCCGAGGTCGCGATGTGCTACTCGGGCAACCTGATGGATCCCCGCGAGGACCTCTACACCCTGGACTACTACCTGCACCTGGCCGACCGGATCGTCGCCGCCGGGGCGCACATCCTGGCGATCAAGGACATGGCCGGCCTGCTCCGCGCGCCGGCCGCCGCCCGGCTGGTCACCGCGCTGCGGGAGCGTTTCGACCTGCCGGTGGTGCTGCACACCCACGACACCGCCGGCGGCCAGCTGGCCACCCTGGTGCTGGCCGCCCAGGCCGGCGTCGACGCCGTCGACGTCGCGGCCGCCCCGATGGCCGGCACCACCTCCCAGGTGTCGATGTCGGCGCTGGTCGCGGCGATGGCGGACACCGAGCGGGAGACCCGCCTCGACCTGCGCAACGTGATGGATCTGGAGCCGTACTGGGACATGGTCCGGCGCGAGTACCGGCCGTTCGAGTCCGGCCTCGGCTCGCCGACCGGGCGGGTCTACGACCACGAGATTCCCGGCGGCCAGCTGTCCAACCTGCGCCAGCAGGCGAAGGCGCTCGGCCTGGCCGACAAGTTCGAGCAGATCGAGGACATGTACGCCGCCGCCGACAAGATCCTCGGCCGGCCCAGCAAGGTCACCCCGTCCTCCAAGGTGGTCGGCGACCTCGCCCTGCACCTGGTCGCCGTCGGCGCCGACCCGCAGGCGTTCGCGGCGGACCCGGCCTCGTTCGACATCCCCGACTCGGTGATCGGCTTCCTGTCCGGCGACCTCGGCACCCCGGCGGGTGGCTGGCCCGAGCCGTTCCGGACCAAGGCCCTGCAGGGCCGCACCATCAAGGCGGTGGAGGAGACCGTCGCGCCCGAGGACTCCGCCCGGCTCGCGGTGCCCGGCCGGGACCGTCGGGAGACTCTCAACCGGCTGCTGTTCCCCGGCCCGGCGAAGGCACTGCAGGAGTTCCGGGCGCAGTACGGCGACCTGTCCGCGATGACCACGATCGACTACCTCTACGGCCTGAAGCCCGGCGACGAGCACGTGGTCAAGCTCGGCAAGGGCATCGACCTGCTGATCGGGCTGGAGGCGATCGGTGAGGCCGACGAACGTGGCTACCGTACGGTGATGACGACGATGAACGGGCAGATCCGGCCGATCCGGGTCCGCGACCGGTCGGTCGAGACCGATGTCGCCGTCGCCGAGCGGGCCGACACCACCAACCCGGGCCACGTCGCCGCACCGTTCCAGGGCGTGGTGTCGGTGACCGTCGCCGAGGGCGATCGGGTCGAGGCGGGGCAGCCGGTCGCCACCATCGAGGCGATGAAGATGGAGGCGGCGATCACCACCTCGGTCGCCGGCGTGGTCGAGCGGGTCGCCCTGCACGGCCCGCACCAGGTGCAGGGCGGCGACCTCGTGCTGGTGGTCCGCCCGCTCTGA
- a CDS encoding helicase-associated domain-containing protein, with protein MTRKAAPRSLAESLRRWTATDFAALLAARPDLCTPPPRSVGDLVARMTTGGSAMTALHRLNAWQHVVAEALATLPDGTTRAAIAGLLGTTDELAVRRGLADLRERGLVWGPDSDLHLLVPARTAFGPWPAGLADDSAHPLTEREVTAALEAAGEVVRPLLDQLTWGPPTGRVRNADRRVTPDTAGTPMEVALAHGLLRPLDHDTVVMPREVAWQLRGHRLVRTLPSPTPPDLGAGRRRRAELIDRAGVGAAITLLRDVEQLVSSLPDLDVRLLRDGGLSVKDLGGAVALLRLPAAHLARSRTYAALVVELAWAARLVNQVNGETLLPTPAFDQWLDRAAADRWVDLVRVWAGTPRWFPWSVRPKAHPLGPDADWRGAADLRRGLIGVCAEVTPGTVVGAERLAEAYAWHRPAVAAQVDLAELTGQWWEEAGWLGLQALDAVTGLMHVADDERASMPAELAAEFPEPVAELILQSDLTAVAPGPLDHDTSRVVRLLADQESRGAGGVFRFSQASLRRAFDAGWTADRVLDWLRDHSGTGLPQPLEYLVGDVARRHGRIRVGSVGAWIQTDDAAVITQLLSHPEAGPLGLRRLAPGVLVADAEADEVVVLLHQLGLSPAAEDSAGRLVTAPPRPRARPRTVDAPAGPPGPQAIAELAEELAASLQ; from the coding sequence ATGACCCGCAAGGCCGCTCCACGGTCCCTTGCCGAGTCGCTGCGCCGCTGGACGGCCACCGACTTCGCTGCCCTGCTGGCGGCCCGCCCCGACCTGTGCACGCCGCCACCGCGTTCGGTGGGGGATCTGGTCGCCCGGATGACCACCGGCGGGTCGGCGATGACCGCCCTGCACCGGCTCAACGCCTGGCAGCACGTGGTCGCCGAGGCATTGGCCACGCTGCCCGACGGCACCACCCGGGCCGCGATCGCCGGCCTGCTCGGCACCACCGACGAGCTGGCGGTCCGCCGCGGGCTCGCCGACCTGCGGGAGCGCGGTCTGGTCTGGGGCCCGGACAGCGACCTGCACCTACTCGTCCCGGCACGCACCGCCTTCGGCCCCTGGCCGGCCGGACTGGCCGACGACTCGGCCCACCCGCTCACCGAGCGGGAGGTCACCGCGGCCCTGGAGGCCGCCGGGGAGGTGGTCCGGCCGCTGCTCGACCAGCTCACCTGGGGTCCGCCGACCGGCCGGGTCCGGAACGCCGACCGTCGGGTCACCCCGGACACCGCCGGCACCCCGATGGAGGTGGCGCTCGCCCACGGGCTGCTGCGGCCGCTCGACCACGACACCGTGGTGATGCCCCGCGAGGTCGCCTGGCAGCTGCGCGGCCACCGGTTGGTGCGGACGCTGCCGAGCCCGACACCGCCGGACCTGGGCGCCGGTCGACGGCGCCGGGCGGAGCTGATCGACCGGGCCGGGGTCGGCGCGGCGATCACCCTGCTGCGCGATGTCGAGCAGCTGGTCTCCTCGCTGCCGGACCTCGACGTCCGGCTGCTGCGCGACGGTGGTCTGTCGGTGAAGGATCTCGGTGGCGCGGTGGCGCTGCTGCGGCTGCCGGCCGCCCACCTCGCCCGCTCCCGGACGTACGCCGCCCTCGTCGTCGAGCTGGCCTGGGCCGCCAGACTGGTCAACCAGGTGAACGGCGAGACGCTGCTGCCGACTCCCGCCTTCGACCAGTGGCTGGACCGGGCCGCGGCGGACCGCTGGGTCGACCTGGTCCGGGTCTGGGCCGGGACACCGCGGTGGTTCCCCTGGTCGGTCCGGCCCAAGGCGCATCCACTCGGCCCGGACGCCGACTGGCGCGGCGCGGCCGACCTGCGCCGCGGGCTGATCGGGGTCTGCGCCGAGGTCACGCCCGGCACCGTGGTCGGCGCGGAGCGGTTGGCCGAGGCGTACGCCTGGCACCGGCCGGCGGTGGCCGCCCAGGTCGACCTCGCCGAACTGACCGGCCAGTGGTGGGAGGAGGCCGGCTGGCTCGGCCTGCAGGCGCTGGACGCGGTGACCGGGCTGATGCACGTGGCGGACGACGAGCGGGCGTCGATGCCCGCCGAGCTCGCCGCGGAGTTCCCCGAACCGGTCGCCGAGCTCATCCTGCAGTCCGACCTCACCGCCGTCGCCCCGGGCCCGTTGGACCATGACACCAGCCGGGTGGTCCGACTGCTGGCCGACCAGGAGTCCCGCGGCGCCGGCGGCGTGTTCCGGTTCAGTCAGGCCTCGCTGCGCCGGGCCTTCGACGCCGGCTGGACCGCGGACCGGGTGCTCGACTGGCTCCGGGACCACTCCGGCACCGGGCTGCCGCAGCCGCTGGAGTACCTGGTCGGCGACGTGGCCCGCCGGCACGGCCGGATCCGGGTCGGCAGCGTCGGCGCCTGGATCCAGACCGACGACGCCGCGGTGATCACCCAGCTGCTGTCCCACCCCGAGGCGGGGCCGCTCGGCCTGCGCCGACTCGCGCCCGGGGTGCTCGTCGCCGACGCCGAGGCCGATGAGGTGGTGGTGCTGTTGCACCAGCTGGGGCTCTCCCCCGCCGCGGAGGACTCCGCCGGCCGGCTGGTCACCGCCCCGCCGCGGCCCCGGGCCCGGCCCCGGACGGTCGATGCGCCGGCCGGGCCACCCGGGCCGCAGGCGATCGCCGAACTGGCCGAGGAGCTGGCCGCCTCCCTGCAGTGA